One Mycobacteroides abscessus ATCC 19977 genomic window carries:
- a CDS encoding helix-turn-helix domain-containing protein, translating to MATTRTSARCGPARVSLTSVRDAHELFVTGQVDGSYLESIPLPRLVTDSWQRSLATGVDPDRGPGEAAAATQLTELRNSHPLARALPVIRRLLVDHAADSGALVGVTAADGALLWVEGDSGAGRKAAAMNFVPGADWSERAVGTNAPGTALALDREVQIRGSEHFCRLVRPWSCTAVPIHDPLSGTPLGSLDLTGGVDIASPQTLALVRATAVAVEHFIALDYPGRVQVDADTGPRLTLLGVGRPVLHTADGERTHRLSGRHAEILALLLRHPEGLSADHLAMLLDENDLDVVTIRAEMSRLRRIVGGELIGSRPYRLLKKVRSDMADVFSALRAGEIANAMDHYHGELLPRSAAPAVARLRLELSTSLRGAVLASGDLHLLRRWLDLPEARDNREGWQGLHDHPGAGAVARSEARGHLIALDSDLA from the coding sequence GTGGCGACTACGAGAACATCGGCGCGTTGTGGGCCCGCCCGCGTATCGCTGACATCCGTACGCGACGCGCACGAGCTCTTTGTGACGGGCCAGGTAGATGGTTCATATCTGGAGTCGATACCGCTGCCGCGCCTGGTGACCGACAGCTGGCAGCGCAGCCTGGCCACCGGGGTCGATCCTGACCGAGGGCCAGGTGAGGCGGCTGCCGCCACGCAACTGACCGAATTACGCAACAGTCATCCGCTCGCCCGGGCGCTGCCGGTGATCCGCCGCCTACTGGTGGATCACGCTGCCGACTCAGGTGCACTTGTCGGGGTCACCGCTGCCGATGGCGCGCTGCTCTGGGTGGAGGGCGATTCCGGGGCAGGCCGCAAGGCGGCCGCGATGAATTTTGTTCCGGGTGCCGATTGGAGTGAGCGCGCCGTGGGCACCAACGCCCCGGGTACCGCGCTGGCGCTGGACCGCGAGGTACAGATCCGGGGGAGCGAACACTTCTGCAGGCTGGTGCGACCCTGGTCGTGCACCGCGGTCCCGATACACGACCCGCTGTCCGGAACGCCACTGGGGAGTCTGGACCTTACCGGCGGTGTGGACATCGCCTCCCCGCAGACCTTGGCGCTGGTGCGTGCGACGGCGGTGGCCGTCGAGCATTTCATCGCCCTGGACTATCCGGGGCGCGTTCAGGTAGACGCCGACACCGGGCCCCGGCTGACCCTGCTCGGTGTCGGCCGCCCGGTGCTACACACCGCGGACGGCGAACGCACACATCGGCTGTCGGGACGTCATGCCGAGATCCTGGCGCTGTTGCTTAGGCACCCCGAGGGCCTGAGCGCCGATCACCTGGCGATGCTGCTCGACGAGAACGACCTCGACGTGGTGACCATTCGCGCGGAAATGTCGCGACTACGCCGCATCGTGGGAGGCGAGCTGATCGGGTCACGGCCGTACCGGCTGCTCAAGAAGGTGCGAAGCGACATGGCTGATGTCTTCTCCGCACTGCGGGCGGGGGAGATCGCCAACGCCATGGATCACTATCACGGTGAGCTGCTGCCTCGTTCGGCGGCGCCGGCGGTTGCGCGGTTGCGCCTGGAGCTGAGCACCAGCCTTCGGGGTGCCGTCCTGGCCAGCGGCGATCTGCACTTGCTGCGCCGCTGGCTAGATCTGCCGGAGGCTCGGGACAACCGTGAGGGCTGGCAAGGGCTGCACGATCACCCCGGCGCGGGCGCGGTGGCGCGGTCGGAGGCTCGCGGTCACCTGATCGCGCTGGATTCAGACTTGGCCTGA
- a CDS encoding riboflavin synthase, producing the protein MFTGIVEELGEILGREDLGDSARLTVLGPLVVEDAKHGDSIAVNGVCLTVVDVREGGVFTTDVMGETLARSSLDKIEAGAKVNLERAAAVNSRLGGHIVQGHVDGTGNVLSRSPSENWEVVRVSLPSAVARYVVEKGSITVDGVSLTVSGLGPDWFEVSLIPTTLDLTTLGAAAVGTTVNLEVDVIAKYVERLLEHR; encoded by the coding sequence ATGTTCACAGGAATCGTTGAGGAGCTTGGCGAGATCCTGGGCAGGGAGGACCTCGGGGACTCTGCCCGTCTCACTGTGCTCGGACCTCTCGTCGTGGAGGACGCGAAACACGGCGACTCGATCGCCGTCAACGGCGTGTGCCTGACGGTGGTCGATGTACGCGAGGGGGGCGTCTTCACCACGGACGTGATGGGCGAGACGCTGGCACGGTCCAGTCTGGACAAGATCGAGGCGGGCGCCAAGGTCAACCTGGAGCGGGCGGCGGCGGTCAACAGCCGGCTCGGCGGGCACATCGTGCAGGGGCATGTCGACGGCACCGGCAATGTGCTGTCGCGCTCACCGTCGGAGAACTGGGAAGTGGTGCGGGTCTCACTGCCCTCGGCGGTGGCCAGGTATGTGGTCGAAAAGGGATCGATCACCGTGGACGGGGTGTCCCTGACGGTCTCCGGGCTGGGGCCGGATTGGTTCGAGGTGTCGCTCATTCCGACCACGCTGGATCTGACCACGCTGGGCGCCGCGGCGGTGGGAACGACGGTCAATCTCGAGGTGGATGTGATCGCGAAGTACGTCGAGAGATTGCTTGAGCACCGATGA
- the ribH gene encoding 6,7-dimethyl-8-ribityllumazine synthase codes for MSGDGIPSLSVGDASGISLAIVASTWHDQICTALLEGAQRVATEAGIDRPTVVRVLGAIEIPVVAQALARTHDAVVALGVVIQGETPHFGYVCDAVTTGLTRVSLDTSTPVANGVLTVNNEQQAIDRAGLPGSAEDKGAQAAAAALDTALTLRRLRQPWA; via the coding sequence GTGAGCGGCGATGGGATCCCGTCACTGAGTGTCGGTGACGCATCAGGCATCAGCCTGGCGATCGTGGCCAGCACCTGGCATGACCAGATCTGCACGGCGCTGCTCGAGGGGGCGCAACGGGTGGCCACCGAAGCGGGCATCGACCGCCCCACCGTGGTGCGGGTGCTGGGGGCCATCGAGATCCCTGTCGTGGCGCAGGCGCTGGCCCGGACTCATGACGCTGTCGTGGCACTGGGAGTGGTGATCCAAGGGGAGACACCGCATTTCGGGTACGTCTGCGATGCCGTGACCACGGGTCTGACGCGCGTTTCCTTGGATACCAGCACGCCGGTGGCCAACGGCGTGCTGACCGTCAACAACGAACAGCAAGCAATCGACCGCGCCGGTCTGCCCGGATCCGCGGAAGACAAGGGCGCTCAGGCGGCGGCCGCGGCGCTGGACACCGCGCTGACCCTGCGCCGGCTGCGCCAACCCTGGGCGTGA
- a CDS encoding MspA family porin has protein sequence MLKSLVSLTTVCALALTAPLAFADPEDPNPAPAPAPAQPVANDVPPGPDGAIASAEPGNLITPDGWTVTVAGKNESLLPVAPLTTALSSREYIVGGSFIGAVSGAGKTKLAGGSLEAGYQIGCGIMGGPVELTAGIGLSGGFGTSGLTSVSLPINGLVKVDLKPGQVTIVPVNKKSFEGKTTRTTITGFRIKIDSCVGQSFIRSYATMTSSTDNTDDVVTYMGITKAV, from the coding sequence ATGCTGAAAAGTCTCGTCTCGCTGACTACTGTTTGCGCTCTGGCGCTGACGGCGCCCCTCGCGTTTGCCGACCCCGAAGATCCGAACCCAGCCCCCGCCCCCGCCCCCGCGCAGCCGGTCGCCAATGACGTGCCCCCGGGCCCCGATGGCGCGATTGCTTCCGCCGAGCCAGGAAACTTGATCACCCCAGACGGCTGGACCGTTACCGTCGCCGGAAAGAACGAGTCCCTGTTGCCGGTCGCTCCCCTCACCACCGCGCTGTCGTCCCGCGAATACATCGTGGGCGGAAGCTTTATCGGCGCGGTCTCAGGTGCGGGCAAGACCAAGCTCGCCGGCGGATCGCTGGAGGCCGGATACCAGATCGGCTGCGGCATCATGGGCGGCCCCGTCGAGCTCACGGCCGGTATCGGCCTCTCCGGCGGTTTCGGAACCAGCGGTCTGACCAGCGTATCGCTGCCGATCAACGGCCTGGTCAAGGTCGACCTCAAGCCGGGCCAGGTGACCATCGTGCCGGTCAACAAGAAGTCCTTCGAGGGCAAGACCACCCGCACCACCATCACGGGCTTCCGCATCAAGATCGACAGCTGCGTTGGCCAGTCGTTCATTCGCTCGTACGCGACGATGACGAGTTCCACCGACAACACCGACGACGTGGTCACCTACATGGGTATCACCAAGGCCGTCTGA
- a CDS encoding bifunctional 3,4-dihydroxy-2-butanone-4-phosphate synthase/GTP cyclohydrolase II has protein sequence MTRLDSIERAVADIAAGKAVVVVDDEDRENEGDLIFAAEKATPELVAFMVRYTSGYLCVPLAGEDCDRLGLLPQYAVNQDKHGTAYTVTVDAKNGIGTGISASDRAATMRLLADAASTADDFTKPGHVVPLRAKDGGVLRRPGHTEASVDLAKLAGLRPAAVICEIVSQKDEGAMAQTEELRVFADEHNLALVSIADLIEWRRKHEKHVQRIAEARIPTQHGEFRAVGYTSIYDDVEHVALVLGDISGPDGDGNDVLVRVHSECLTGDVFGSRRCDCGPQLDAAMEMVAKEGRGIVLYMRGHEGRGIGLMHKLQAYQLQDAGEDTVDANLKLGLPADARDYGLGAQILVDLGVKSMRLLTNNPAKRVGLDGYGLHIIERVPLPVRANSENIRYLRTKRDRMGHDLADLDDHPEADGA, from the coding sequence ATGACCAGGTTGGACAGCATCGAACGCGCTGTCGCCGATATCGCCGCCGGTAAGGCCGTCGTCGTCGTCGACGATGAGGATCGGGAAAACGAAGGCGATCTGATTTTCGCCGCGGAGAAGGCCACCCCGGAATTGGTGGCCTTCATGGTGCGGTACACATCGGGTTACTTGTGCGTACCGCTGGCCGGGGAGGACTGTGACCGTCTGGGGCTGCTGCCTCAGTATGCGGTGAACCAGGACAAACACGGCACCGCCTACACCGTCACGGTGGATGCGAAAAACGGTATCGGCACAGGGATTTCGGCTTCGGATCGCGCGGCGACGATGCGCCTGCTGGCCGACGCCGCGAGCACTGCCGACGACTTCACCAAGCCTGGGCATGTGGTTCCGTTGCGCGCCAAAGACGGTGGGGTGCTGCGCCGTCCCGGTCATACCGAGGCGTCGGTCGACCTCGCCAAACTCGCCGGGCTGCGCCCCGCGGCGGTCATCTGCGAGATCGTCAGCCAAAAAGACGAGGGCGCCATGGCGCAAACCGAGGAACTCCGGGTCTTCGCCGACGAGCACAATCTGGCGCTGGTGTCGATCGCCGACCTGATCGAGTGGCGGCGCAAGCACGAGAAGCATGTGCAGCGGATAGCCGAGGCCCGTATCCCCACGCAACACGGCGAGTTCCGTGCGGTGGGTTACACCAGCATCTACGACGACGTAGAACACGTGGCACTGGTCCTGGGCGATATCTCCGGCCCCGACGGCGACGGAAATGACGTGCTGGTGCGCGTGCACTCCGAGTGTTTGACAGGTGACGTATTCGGTTCGCGCCGTTGCGATTGCGGTCCGCAATTGGACGCGGCGATGGAGATGGTGGCCAAGGAGGGGCGCGGCATTGTGCTGTACATGCGCGGCCACGAGGGCCGCGGTATCGGCCTCATGCACAAGCTGCAGGCCTACCAGTTGCAGGACGCCGGCGAGGACACGGTGGATGCGAACCTGAAGCTCGGTCTGCCCGCCGATGCGCGCGATTACGGTTTGGGCGCACAGATTCTGGTCGACCTGGGCGTCAAGTCGATGAGGCTGCTGACCAACAACCCGGCCAAGAGGGTGGGGCTGGACGGCTATGGATTGCACATCATCGAGAGAGTGCCGCTGCCGGTGCGCGCCAACTCGGAGAACATCCGCTATCTGCGCACCAAGCGGGACCGAATGGGTCATGACCTCGCCGACCTGGACGATCATCCCGAGGCTGATGGCGCGTGA
- a CDS encoding PH domain-containing protein — protein MAEAEWDVVLKPHLSPYFVYGAALVIAAAHIAVGFLLKISPSGVIFKTSDQVGIALVGIVIACVVLMFARPRVRAGSAGIEVRNVLGPKLIPWSEVVGVSFPPGAQWARLDLEDFEYEPMMAIQAIDKQRAVDAMDALREVLGKYRG, from the coding sequence GTGGCCGAGGCTGAATGGGACGTTGTTCTCAAACCACATCTGTCGCCGTATTTCGTGTACGGGGCCGCGCTGGTGATCGCGGCAGCGCATATCGCCGTCGGATTCCTGTTGAAGATCTCGCCCAGCGGGGTGATCTTCAAGACCTCTGATCAGGTCGGTATCGCTCTGGTGGGCATCGTGATCGCGTGTGTGGTCCTGATGTTCGCCCGCCCGCGCGTGCGGGCCGGTTCGGCCGGTATCGAGGTGCGTAATGTGCTGGGCCCCAAACTCATTCCGTGGTCCGAGGTGGTCGGGGTGTCGTTTCCCCCGGGCGCGCAATGGGCGCGACTGGATTTGGAGGACTTTGAGTACGAGCCAATGATGGCGATCCAGGCGATCGACAAACAGCGGGCCGTTGACGCGATGGACGCACTGCGGGAAGTGTTGGGCAAGTACCGCGGCTAG